From a region of the Helianthus annuus cultivar XRQ/B chromosome 5, HanXRQr2.0-SUNRISE, whole genome shotgun sequence genome:
- the LOC110943761 gene encoding uncharacterized mitochondrial protein AtMg00310-like, producing MGALPNYYMSMFLAPKKVIQKLEAIRRNFVWGSKVGKNKICWIAWKTMVRPREYGGFGIGDLRNTNLALLVKWAWKYKTNQEALWAKVVTAIHENKRHHKYIPVNKRFTGIWKDITGSYNELSKKSINLKERLVAKIGDGKKIKLWLDNWAGELPLRDRYPELYKIAKNKQETVAKHGTKVGNETHWNIEWRRPPNNDEEWRQWSGMWNELNKTKIDIAADRWGWKSDKWETFSVAAVKRLIDKQLITEPEEQWNHWNTWAPAKINYFTWRAAIGKIAVKEELKKEV from the coding sequence ATGGGAGCACTTCCGAATTACTACATGTCAATGTTTCTAGCACCAAAGAAAGTTATCCAAAAGCTAGAAGCAATTCGGAGGAATTTTGTTTGGGGATCGAAAGTAGGCAAAAATAAGATTTGTTGGATTGCATGGAAAACAATGGTTAGACCTAGAGAATACGGCGGTTTCGGGATAGGGGATTTGAGAAACACGAATCTAGCACTATTAGTAAAGTGGGCTTGGAAATACAAAACAAACCAGGAAGCATTATGGGCAAAAGTCGTAACAGCAATACACGAAAATAAAAGGCACCACAAATATATTCCAGTAAACAAAAGGTTTACCGGAATATGGAAAGATATAACAGGCTCCTACAACGAACTCAGCAAAAAAAGTATAAACTTGAAGGAAAGATTGGTGGCGAAAATAGGAGATGGGAAAAAGATCAAACTATGGCTGGACAATTGGGCAGGTGAGTTACCACTTAGAGACCGATACCCTGAATTATATAAGATCGCAAAAAACAAGCAAGAAACTGTGGCGAAACATGGAACAAAGGTAGGAAACGAAACTCATTGGAACATCGAGTGGAGAAGACCACCAAATAACGATGAAGAATGGAGGCAATGGTCGGGTATGTGGAACGagttaaataaaacaaaaattgaTATTGCAGCGGACCGATGGGGATGGAAGAGCGATAAATGGGAGACGTTCTCAGTAGCAGCGGTCAAAAGGCTGATCGACAAACAACTCATAACTGAACCAGAAGAACAGTGGAATCATTGGAACACATGGGCGCCGGCAAAGATAAACTACTTCACGTGGAGGGCAGCCATCGGAAAAATAGCGGTAAAAGAAGAACTAAAAAAAGAGGTATAA